Below is a genomic region from Actinomadura sp. NAK00032.
TGGACGCGGCCTCCAGCACCTTGTCGGCGTCGTAGAGCACCAGGCCGATGTAGCGCAGCCGCCCGACGCACGTCTCCGAGCACACGGTCGGGATGCCGACCTCGATGCGCGGGAAGCAGAACGTGCACTTCTCGGCCTTGCCGGTCCGGTGGTTGAAGTACATCTTCTTGTAGGGGCAGCCGGACACGCACATGCGCCAGCCGCGGCACTTGTCCTGGTCGACGAGGACGATGCCGTCCTCGGTGCGCTTGTAGATCGCGCCGGACGGGCAGGACGCCGCGCAGGACGGGTTGAGGCAGTGCTCGCAGATCCGCGGCAGGTAGAACATGAAGGTCTTGTCGAACTCCATCTTCACCTTGTCGGAGATCTTCTTGAGCAGGACGTCCTTGTCGCCGTGCTCGACGGAGCCGCCGAGGTCGTCGTCCCAGTTCGCCGACCAGGTGACCTTCATGTCCTTGCCGGACAGCAGCGACTTCGGCCGGGCGACCGGCGTGTGCTCCTGCAGCGGCGCGTTCGTGAGGGTCTCGTAGTCGTAGGTCCAGGGCTCGTAGTAGTCGTCGATCCCCGGCAGCTTGGGGTTGGAGAAGATCGTCAGCAGCTTGCGCCACCGGCCGCCGCCCTTGAGCGCGAGCCGGCCGCGCCGGTTCAGCGTCCAGCCGCCGCGCCACTTCTCCTGGTCCTCGTAGCGGCGGGGGTAGCCCTGGCCGGGGCGGGTCTCGACGTTGTTGAACCAGACGTACTCGACGCCGCTGCGGTTCGTCCACGCCTGCTTGCAGGTGACCGAGCAGGTATGGCATCCGATGCACTTGTCGAGGTTCATGACCATCGACATCTGGGCCATGACGCGCATCAGTACTGCACCTCCTGGGAGCGGCGGCGGATGACGGTGATCTCGTCGCGCTGGTTGCCGGTCGGCCCGAGGTAGTTGAACGCGAACGACAGCTGCGCGTACCCGCCGACGAGATGGCTCGGCTTGATCAGCAGCCGGGTCAGGGAGTTGTGGATGCCGCCGCGGCGGCCGGACGTCTCCGCGCGCGGGACGTCGATCAGCTTGTCCTGCGCGTGGTGCATGTACACGGTGCCCTCGGGCATCCGGTGCGTGACGATCGCGCGGGCGACGACGACGCCGTTGCGGTTGACCGCCTCGATCCAGTCGTTGTCGCGGACGCCGATCTTGGCGGCGTCGATCCCGCTCATCCAGATCACCGGGCCGCCGCGCGACAGCGACAGCATGAACAGGTTGTCCTGGTACTCGGAGTGGATCGACCACTTGTTGTGCGGGGTGAGGTACCGGACGGTCAGGCCCAGCTCCCCCGTCTCTCCCAGCTCGGGCTCGCCGAACAGGGCGGACATGTTGAGCGGCGGCCGGAACACCGGCAGCTGCTCCCCCATCTCGGCCATCCAGTCGTGGTCGAGGTAGAAGTGCTGCCGCCCGGTGAGGGTGTGCCAGGGCTTGAGCCGCTCGACGTTGATGGTGAACGGCGAGTACCGGCGCCCGCCGCTCTCCGACCCCGACCACTCCGGGGAGGTGATGACCGGGACGGGGCGGGCCTGGGTGTCGGCGAACGTGATCTGCTTGCCCTCGTGCTCGGCGGCGAGGTCGGCGAGCCGGGTCCCGGTGCGGCGCTCCACGGTCTTGAAGCCCTGGGTGGCCAGGTGCCCGTTCGTGGTGCCGGAGAAGGCGAGGATCATCTCGCAGGCGTGCACGTCCTGCTTCAGGGACGGCCGCCCGTCGGCCGGGCCGCCGCGCACGACGCCGTTCTTGTGCTTCAGGTACTCGACCTCGCGCCCGACGTCGAACGT
It encodes:
- the narH gene encoding nitrate reductase subunit beta yields the protein MRVMAQMSMVMNLDKCIGCHTCSVTCKQAWTNRSGVEYVWFNNVETRPGQGYPRRYEDQEKWRGGWTLNRRGRLALKGGGRWRKLLTIFSNPKLPGIDDYYEPWTYDYETLTNAPLQEHTPVARPKSLLSGKDMKVTWSANWDDDLGGSVEHGDKDVLLKKISDKVKMEFDKTFMFYLPRICEHCLNPSCAASCPSGAIYKRTEDGIVLVDQDKCRGWRMCVSGCPYKKMYFNHRTGKAEKCTFCFPRIEVGIPTVCSETCVGRLRYIGLVLYDADKVLEAASTTDDQDLYEAQRGVFLDPNDPRVIAAAERDGIPWDWIEAAQRSPVYALINTYKVALPLHPEYRTMPMVWYIPPLSPVVDVVRDTGHDAEDPGNLFAAIDALRIPVEYLAELFTAGDTAVVDGVLRRLAAMRSYMRDINLGRDADEAIPEGVGMTGESMYEMYRLLALAKYDERYVIPTAHAEQAHSLEELATECSLDYEGGPGMGGAGLGGGSGPFGEASGRPNPIAVENFHMLRDRQTSDNPVDPADKHKRVNLLNWDGKGMPSGLFPERGQDADGTEPKP